A region from the Campylobacter magnus genome encodes:
- a CDS encoding DUF7768 domain-containing protein, whose translation MTKLVYVASPFSKIDKKKAFKIAKKACKKVESFDVNFYPISPVLLWGDLKAEVTKHDRYRNLEACKKLLLGCDFIYVANNKHSKESEGICLELLIAEENHIRQLKD comes from the coding sequence ATGACAAAATTGGTTTATGTGGCAAGTCCGTTTAGTAAAATTGATAAAAAAAAGGCTTTTAAAATAGCAAAAAAAGCTTGTAAAAAAGTAGAAAGCTTCGATGTTAATTTTTATCCTATAAGCCCAGTCTTACTTTGGGGAGATCTAAAAGCAGAAGTTACGAAACACGATAGATATCGTAATTTAGAAGCTTGTAAAAAATTGCTCTTGGGATGTGATTTTATCTATGTGGCTAATAATAAGCATAGTAAGGAAAGTGAGGGAATATGCTTAGAATTATTGATTGCAGAAGAAAACCACATTAGACAATTAAAGGATTGA
- a CDS encoding DNA topoisomerase, with amino-acid sequence MDLYIAEKPELAKAIKEALSGAESIAKGYFIKGDNIVTYAVGHLLELYKPDDYDEKYKNWSFDCLPIEIKEYQYKPKDSTKEQLKIICSLINDNRVSRIIHCGDADDEGQILIEEILNYAKNKKPVMRVLINDLTKEAIQKEIADMKPNSEFKLISDRGFARSIADWEVGMNLSRAYTIAYRLRGGQGGISVGRVQTPILSLIVNRDYENSNFKSKDYFAIKAKFSLSSGDSNVVAPLLLDKDERIEDENRANEIKGSSVGFSFGVKVSATEKKEEPPLPFNLLTLQTLASKLFGFSAKKTLEVTQTLREKHKAITYNRSDCEYLPTTAFENAPAVLKAVSENIGLDISKADTSYKNRAFDDSKLSAHYGIIPTQAKFDKANLSKDELDIYRLIAQRFLIQFFHPCEYISYAISFEKDEICFKTNARRNIKLGFKEFFSDTSDDDEIETIGTDLLIYNNTTADCSDVIISKEKTKPRPLYTMTSLLKDLNSVAKYVKDEKIKKLLLEKDKEKKGENGGIGTPATRSDMIEKLIKEQYIEISKDKKQQIKSTDKGKNLIRCCSNLLATPDMTALWYEYQKEIEAGNRTKDNFLFSVKNDIEVEIERIKSGEEFKMEVNNSGIKCPNCNEGVLVRRLSQKTKKYFWGCSAYPNCSGIFGDDNGKPILEKKEKALRDENSIACPKCNKGFLIERVSQKGFKWLSCSEWKADNSGCDAKFKYDNNGNIVDFDNTPKRDENSIACPKCNKGFLIERVSQKGFKWLSCSEWKAGCDAKYSRNENGELVEMIFNKN; translated from the coding sequence ATGGATTTATATATAGCAGAAAAGCCAGAGTTAGCAAAAGCAATCAAAGAGGCTCTTAGTGGTGCTGAGAGTATCGCAAAGGGATATTTTATAAAAGGCGATAACATTGTAACTTATGCTGTAGGTCATTTATTAGAGCTTTATAAGCCTGACGATTACGATGAAAAATATAAAAATTGGTCTTTTGATTGTTTGCCGATAGAAATTAAAGAGTATCAATATAAACCAAAAGACAGCACAAAAGAACAATTAAAAATAATTTGTTCTTTAATAAATGACAATAGAGTTAGCAGGATTATTCACTGCGGTGATGCTGATGATGAGGGGCAAATTTTAATTGAAGAGATTTTAAATTACGCCAAAAACAAAAAGCCAGTTATGCGTGTTTTAATCAACGATTTAACCAAAGAAGCAATTCAAAAAGAAATAGCAGATATGAAGCCAAATAGCGAGTTTAAGCTAATAAGCGATAGGGGATTTGCTAGAAGCATTGCTGATTGGGAGGTAGGGATGAACTTATCACGAGCTTATACTATCGCTTATAGACTTAGAGGAGGACAAGGCGGCATTAGTGTTGGCAGGGTTCAAACACCTATTTTGAGTTTAATAGTTAATAGAGATTATGAGAATTCTAACTTTAAAAGCAAAGATTATTTTGCGATTAAAGCCAAATTTTCTTTGAGTAGTGGAGATAGCAATGTTGTAGCACCTTTGCTTTTAGACAAGGATGAAAGAATAGAGGATGAAAATAGAGCAAACGAAATCAAAGGCTCTAGTGTTGGCTTTTCTTTTGGTGTAAAAGTAAGTGCTACTGAAAAAAAAGAGGAACCACCACTCCCTTTTAATTTGCTAACATTACAAACATTAGCTAGCAAACTTTTTGGCTTTTCTGCTAAAAAAACACTGGAAGTCACGCAAACGCTAAGAGAAAAACACAAAGCTATTACTTATAACAGAAGTGATTGTGAATATTTGCCTACTACTGCTTTTGAAAATGCGCCAGCAGTTTTAAAAGCAGTTAGTGAAAATATTGGGTTAGATATTAGCAAGGCAGATACAAGCTATAAAAATAGAGCTTTTGACGATAGCAAGCTTTCTGCTCACTATGGAATAATACCTACTCAAGCTAAATTTGATAAAGCAAACCTTAGCAAAGATGAGCTAGATATTTATAGGCTTATAGCTCAAAGATTTTTAATACAATTTTTCCATCCTTGCGAATATATTAGCTATGCAATTAGCTTTGAAAAAGATGAAATATGTTTTAAAACGAATGCTAGGCGCAATATAAAACTTGGTTTTAAAGAGTTTTTTAGCGATACAAGCGATGATGATGAAATCGAGACAATAGGGACTGATTTGCTTATTTATAACAATACTACTGCTGATTGTAGTGATGTAATAATAAGCAAAGAAAAAACTAAGCCACGACCACTTTATACTATGACAAGCTTATTAAAAGACTTGAATAGTGTAGCAAAATATGTAAAAGATGAAAAAATCAAAAAACTTTTACTAGAAAAAGATAAAGAGAAAAAGGGTGAAAATGGTGGTATTGGAACGCCTGCTACTAGAAGTGATATGATAGAAAAGCTTATTAAGGAGCAGTATATAGAGATTAGTAAAGATAAAAAGCAGCAAATAAAATCTACCGATAAGGGTAAAAATCTCATCAGATGTTGCTCAAATTTGTTGGCAACGCCTGATATGACTGCTCTTTGGTATGAGTATCAAAAAGAAATTGAGGCAGGCAATAGAACAAAAGATAATTTTTTGTTTAGTGTAAAAAATGATATTGAAGTGGAAATTGAAAGAATAAAAAGCGGTGAGGAGTTTAAAATGGAAGTAAATAATAGTGGAATTAAGTGTCCAAATTGTAATGAGGGAGTGCTTGTAAGGCGTTTAAGCCAAAAGACAAAGAAATATTTTTGGGGATGTTCGGCTTATCCAAATTGTAGTGGTATTTTTGGAGATGACAATGGCAAGCCGATCTTAGAAAAAAAAGAAAAGGCACTAAGAGATGAGAATTCAATTGCTTGTCCAAAATGTAATAAAGGCTTTTTGATTGAGAGAGTTAGTCAAAAAGGCTTTAAATGGCTTTCTTGCTCTGAGTGGAAGGCAGATAATAGTGGGTGTGATGCTAAGTTTAAATACGATAATAATGGCAACATAGTTGATTTTGACAACACGCCAAAAAGAGATGAGAATTCAATTGCTTGTCCAAAATGTAATAAAGGCTTTTTGATTGAGAGAGTTAGTCAAAAAGGCTTTAAATGGCTTTCTTGCTCTGAGTGGAAGGCAGGATGTGATGCCAAATATTCAAGAAATGAAAATGGCGAACTCGTTGAGATGATTTTTAATAAAAATTAG
- the virB11 gene encoding P-type DNA transfer ATPase VirB11 yields the protein MSVSLEKYARKYFGIYLDDDNITEICYNGDDKLWTQNTKGIWECHETELDFDGANAFAQASGAFKEDQINQARPIMSCILVTGERVQIVMPPAAKRDHISITIRKPSKVRYTIDDYKKSGIFDSIKAQDSNKNKTPNDVELYSLYENRNWAEFVSKAVAYGKNLVICGETGSGKTTFMKSLIDFIPTTDRLITIEDVEEIKFYEHKNFVQLFYPSEAKSGDFLNSATLLKSCLRMKPDRILLAELRGAETYDFVNVLTSGHGGSITSCHAGSSADCFKRLGMMILQNPQGQHIPYEIIQKMLFDVIDVIVHLYAHAGKRHISEIYFKDLVK from the coding sequence ATGAGTGTTTCATTAGAAAAATATGCTAGAAAATATTTCGGTATTTATTTAGATGATGATAATATAACCGAGATTTGCTACAACGGAGATGATAAGCTTTGGACACAAAATACTAAGGGTATTTGGGAATGCCACGAAACAGAACTTGATTTTGATGGCGCAAACGCTTTTGCGCAAGCAAGCGGTGCCTTTAAAGAAGATCAAATCAATCAGGCTAGACCTATTATGAGCTGTATTTTAGTAACTGGAGAGCGTGTGCAGATTGTAATGCCACCAGCTGCTAAAAGAGATCATATCAGCATTACAATCCGTAAGCCTAGCAAGGTGCGTTATACTATCGATGATTATAAAAAAAGTGGTATTTTTGATAGCATAAAAGCACAAGATAGCAACAAAAATAAAACACCAAATGATGTAGAGCTTTATAGCTTATATGAAAATAGAAATTGGGCAGAATTCGTTTCCAAAGCTGTTGCGTATGGTAAGAATTTAGTAATTTGTGGAGAGACTGGTTCAGGTAAAACAACTTTTATGAAGTCTCTTATAGATTTTATACCAACAACTGATAGATTAATTACTATTGAAGATGTCGAAGAAATTAAATTCTATGAGCATAAAAATTTCGTTCAGTTATTTTATCCAAGTGAAGCAAAAAGTGGAGATTTTCTAAATAGCGCAACGCTTTTGAAATCTTGCTTGCGTATGAAGCCTGATAGAATTTTGTTAGCTGAGCTTCGTGGGGCTGAAACTTACGATTTTGTAAATGTTTTAACCAGTGGACACGGAGGAAGTATTACTTCTTGCCACGCTGGAAGTTCTGCTGATTGCTTTAAGCGTCTTGGTATGATGATTTTACAAAATCCACAAGGTCAGCATATACCATATGAGATTATTCAAAAAATGCTTTTTGATGTTATTGATGTAATTGTTCATTTATATGCACACGCTGGTAAAAGGCATATTAGCGAAATATACTTTAAAGATTTGGTGAAATAA
- a CDS encoding cag pathogenicity island Cag12 family protein, whose product MNKKIVCSALVAAFAFAGCSIKAPEPKNAFKGEQMTINNRLLDRQYHFVPKDSYLENLNYSYELWVRKQGGYMLPNELVVKTFMLAHNSNKIVLLGKEPLLSEYKAYFIKNGVMADIYIQPLDNADGIFDTQVQMLFFNKRVESN is encoded by the coding sequence ATGAATAAAAAAATAGTTTGCAGTGCGTTAGTAGCTGCTTTTGCATTTGCTGGTTGTAGCATAAAAGCACCTGAACCAAAAAATGCTTTTAAAGGAGAGCAAATGACGATAAACAATCGTTTGCTAGATAGACAATATCATTTTGTTCCAAAAGATAGTTATTTGGAAAATTTGAATTATAGCTATGAGCTTTGGGTTAGAAAACAAGGAGGCTATATGTTGCCTAATGAGTTAGTCGTAAAAACATTTATGCTAGCTCACAACTCAAATAAGATCGTTCTTTTGGGGAAAGAGCCACTACTTAGTGAGTATAAAGCTTATTTTATTAAAAATGGTGTTATGGCTGATATTTATATTCAACCACTTGATAATGCAGATGGAATTTTTGATACTCAAGTGCAAATGCTGTTCTTTAATAAAAGAGTTGAAAGCAACTAA
- a CDS encoding type IV secretory system conjugative DNA transfer family protein produces MNAGQKVFIGIGFVVLAIFSYFISGMITCAVLLHEALGKSGLSRFKEYWNFNFTYQAIAEYGEYKAIGIFFGVYIFAILFIVAGILVSKKKQSLHGDARFATFSDIQKLGLFGDSKNYVKRGIIIGKWNNKFLKFGGQQFVALGAPTRSGKGVGIVIPNLLHWEESAVVQDIKQECFDYTSKYRAEKLGNEVYLFNPFSLETHRYNPFSYIDMSDELAADNQLIDLANIIYPTSDDEDKNFWPRQAQNLFIGLCYLYRDLALTEKGRNFLFTWGLSVEFNFYGLLQLSKGLEIVATDKNNKKVEVITGGLAPTYEFLKEAGILGDATIRRLSSYMQVKSENTQSSIMATFVSPLSSFEGETLRRATETSDFDFRDLRKKKMTIYIGITPDQLANATFLLNVFWSQLMTINTKELPQQNAKLKYACLLLMDEFTAVGRIAILQKGVSFIAGYNLRLLMIYQSRSQLETPAPMGYGKEGAQTLLTNHACQIYYAPKELADAETLSKLLGNTTVKQTSRSSNYGQSGGGSRSISETHRALMLPQELIKMDYSKEIILIDSGHPILCNKAFYYSDKVFMDKFKEIAPSLKSIEGVPNRDVFEKAILAGECRVRRPNEVVKENNDENTKQGEENE; encoded by the coding sequence ATGAATGCTGGACAAAAAGTATTTATAGGCATTGGGTTTGTAGTTTTAGCTATATTCTCATATTTTATCAGCGGTATGATAACTTGCGCTGTTTTGCTACACGAGGCACTAGGCAAAAGTGGTTTATCACGCTTTAAAGAGTATTGGAATTTTAACTTTACCTATCAAGCTATTGCAGAATATGGAGAGTATAAGGCAATAGGTATTTTCTTTGGTGTTTATATTTTTGCTATTTTATTTATAGTTGCTGGAATTCTTGTATCAAAGAAAAAACAATCACTACACGGTGATGCTAGATTTGCAACTTTTAGTGATATTCAAAAACTAGGTTTATTTGGTGATAGTAAAAACTATGTTAAGCGTGGGATAATTATAGGCAAATGGAATAATAAATTTCTAAAATTTGGTGGTCAGCAATTTGTGGCACTTGGCGCGCCAACTCGTAGTGGTAAGGGTGTAGGTATAGTTATACCAAATTTGCTTCACTGGGAAGAGAGTGCTGTTGTTCAAGATATCAAGCAAGAGTGTTTTGATTATACTTCAAAATATCGTGCTGAAAAACTCGGTAATGAAGTTTATTTGTTTAATCCTTTTTCACTAGAAACTCATAGATATAATCCTTTTAGTTATATCGATATGAGCGATGAATTGGCAGCAGATAACCAACTAATAGACTTAGCAAATATAATTTATCCAACCAGTGATGATGAAGATAAAAACTTTTGGCCGAGACAAGCTCAAAATCTTTTTATAGGTCTATGTTATTTATATAGAGATTTGGCTTTAACTGAAAAAGGCAGAAATTTCTTATTTACTTGGGGGCTTAGTGTCGAGTTTAATTTCTATGGCTTACTCCAGCTCTCTAAAGGTTTGGAAATCGTAGCCACTGATAAGAACAATAAGAAGGTAGAAGTTATTACTGGTGGACTTGCTCCAACTTATGAGTTTTTAAAAGAAGCTGGTATTTTGGGCGATGCTACGATTAGGCGTTTAAGCTCTTATATGCAAGTTAAGAGTGAAAACACTCAAAGTTCTATTATGGCAACTTTTGTCTCGCCACTTTCAAGTTTTGAGGGCGAAACTTTAAGAAGAGCTACCGAAACAAGTGATTTTGATTTTAGAGATTTGCGCAAGAAAAAGATGACAATTTATATTGGCATCACTCCAGATCAACTAGCAAATGCTACTTTTTTATTGAATGTGTTTTGGTCTCAACTTATGACAATTAACACTAAAGAACTGCCGCAGCAAAATGCTAAATTAAAATATGCTTGCTTACTTTTAATGGATGAGTTTACCGCTGTTGGTCGCATAGCTATTTTACAAAAAGGTGTTAGCTTCATTGCTGGATATAATCTAAGACTTTTAATGATTTATCAATCTCGTTCGCAATTAGAGACGCCTGCGCCTATGGGATATGGTAAAGAAGGTGCTCAAACATTGCTTACAAACCACGCTTGCCAAATTTACTATGCGCCAAAAGAACTAGCAGACGCAGAAACTCTCTCTAAGCTCTTAGGCAATACTACTGTTAAACAAACCTCTCGTTCTAGTAATTATGGTCAAAGTGGTGGCGGTAGCAGAAGCATAAGTGAAACACATAGAGCTTTAATGTTACCGCAAGAGCTTATAAAGATGGATTATTCAAAAGAAATCATTTTGATTGATAGTGGCCACCCTATACTTTGTAATAAAGCTTTTTATTATAGTGATAAAGTCTTTATGGATAAGTTTAAAGAGATTGCGCCAAGTTTAAAATCTATAGAAGGAGTGCCAAATAGAGATGTATTTGAAAAAGCTATTTTAGCTGGAGAATGTAGAGTGAGGCGACCAAATGAAGTGGTTAAAGAAAACAATGATGAAAACACCAAACAAGGAGAAGAAAATGAATAA